Part of the Vanessa atalanta chromosome 1, ilVanAtal1.2, whole genome shotgun sequence genome is shown below.
tatgtaaaaatatttttcataaaaataactaatatttatataaatcattgaaAATTTTCAGGATTGGACTAAAAAGGGAGGTTGGAGAGTAACCAGGACTAAACCAATGGTTTTGCCTGGACAACCTGGGTTTCCTTATAAATCTCAACGTACTAAAGATTCCGATTTTGCTGATAGAGGTTACAGCAATTCTCTTATTTTTGATTCAAAGTAAACATAatgagttatatataatttcatatagatTTTAGTAGTTTATTGAGAAATGTACAATAGAATTTGCATTGTCTAAATAATATGCCATGTCTGAAAATAAACAACTGTTATTACGCAAAGTGTATTCCTTCTGAATTAAAAGCATGTAACAATTTCATGAAATCATCAACATCCATTGTCCTTGCTCGCATTTGATCAGCCTCAGCCGCTGTTAATATGTTTTGCACTTTTTCTTTCATATCAAAATCTTCTGGTATTtcctaaaaacaaatttttaggATTTGTAGTAAAAGGACCGATTTGTGTAGGAACAAATAGTAGGTtagttactttaattaaactctATTAAAAACAAGTGGCTTTGTTATGTTGTTAATAGTTTCGTTTTATAATGAATGAAATTGAGTTAATCTAACTAAATGCTGAACAATGTTATAAATAGAGCTAAATATTCCAAGCCTTAATTTGGAACTTTTAGTGCAGGCTACTGTAgcgtttcatttttaataaaagttcttattatatatatttatgtggaATTGCTTATTCACCTTGTTGTGTAAAGAACAATGTACTCTATAATTTTTATCAAGTAAAGCCATTGTTGTATTGTGTTTGAATGCAGCTGccaaagttttgttttttcgaACGAATGCTATCCTTGTCAGACCATCCCATTCTACAAAGTTTATTGGTGGAGGAGGATTTCTTGGTTCTATTCTAACTACACTCGATTCAACTTTTGGTGGTGGCCTGAAGTTATTTTTACCcacctgtaaaataaatattttttaagaatatttcaatcaagaatattgaataatgtacatacaatacacattcataataataaaataataatgattacatgAACTAGTCTTATTACCATGTTGTAAGTtatcataaaattgtttaatcaaAGAATGTATTATATGTACCTTCATTAACATATCAACTCTGGCCAAAAGTTGAGTGTTGATTGACAACCTGCAGTACAATTTATCACCAGGTTTTGCAACTAATCTCTGTGCAAATTCTTGTTGAAACATTAAAACTGCACATCTAAAGAATGGTCTGTGAAGGAGCAGTTTAAACACTAATGGTGAACTTATTTGATAAGGTATATTTGCAACACATATGTCAAAAAATGGTAATTCTGTTTTTAAGACATCACCAACTAGAATCTGTAGTTTGGCTTGATATGGTGTACCTTGAACACGCTTTTGAAGTTCTGCAACCAGCCtgagaaataaaaattggatttttaaacattcttaaataataatagggtCAGTGTTAAAGGTAATatctgaaaaattaataaacatatatttttccataaaaTTTATGTACCTTGTATCGATTTCACAGGCAACTACTTTTTTGACTCGATCAAGCATTTTCATTGTCATATTACCAGTACCTGGACCAATTTCAAGTGCTACATCTGTGGGTCTCAGACCTGCTTTATCCAACATAGAAGTAATAATAAGAGGGTTCTTTAATATATGCTGcccaaaatctttattaaattgaattcctGCAAAAGAGATTATAGTTTTGCCTATATGTATACTAATTATTCTGGAAATATTTATAgcagacattaaaaaaatatttacataaatgataAACATTGTGGAAAATTCTCTTAACTGTATGTCAGTTAAGAACTACAACTAACTAATGTTAGTATTTAGCTCTAGTTGTATGTTATAGATTTcacgtaaaatttatattgacacTTATAACAATTCCACATGATTCTCATCCATTTCAtgatatagttatttaaaatttcaaacagtTTCGATATGGGAGAATGTATGAcataaactttgtttttaaataaaaaaataaggtttgTTTCATGCTCGTCTAACCTCATCTTTATAACCATTTTTACCTTGCTTAGCAACTTCATTGTGAATTCTTGATTTTTTCTCAACTTTAATTTTAGGCATtatgaaatatgatttttacaATTGTCTAGAGTAagtttgtaaaaataactttattcaacaaattaagttttaaaataaatattagaactTGTAGTCTTTACtatttgacattgacaattaattgttcaacattttttttcctatatGACTAGGCATTGGTATTTTATCGTAGAGGCTTTAAATTTTggcattttaaaactatttttttttttttttttgataaaaaatccaGGAATCACGTGTTAAAGagttttttaagataaatgctataaatatgtttatcgttataaaaggtatattttgtttgtggTTAGTAATATTGAGTTaggaaatgtaaaattatatttaaataaaagctactTGTAGATTACTTATAacgaaatcatattaaaataaaaaattttagacttattttgatatcaaatgtttgtgtattataCTATGCAGTATgtttccgaaaaaaaaaaaaaaaaaatctatgtttcTGTGGATCTATTCAGACTCATCTATATTCACGGCAACATTCATTTTAACTAATCACGAttgaatgtattaattttgCTATTACAAAACAATACGATAATTGaacactatatacatataagctactactactacttataAGCCATTAGACTACTGAAAAACCCCAAACTTCAACATGTTCGAAAAAGAAGTAATGCTAAATCGTaacctaattatttaaaaaatactaaactctACAGTATTAGTAGTAGTATCTAGTATATTACCTATCATTCCTGTGAttgctaattaaaaattaagaaaaattttttttttggaaatgtataataatttcaacaacTATTTCATTTTGCCCTAAACtaggttttttaattaaaaaagtaccaATAAGATAGTTTGTATCCTTTTTGCCTACCATCgctaaatttttttaacatctgGCAACTCTAAATCGTCAAATTTTGGCATGGTTGATTTCTACAGGACTGAGTAAAATACAACCGTtttcgtaaaattattatgaaaatggaGTGGAAACCTGAAGAAGAAGGACTAAGACAAATACTTACACTTCTTAAGGAGTCTCAATCACCAGACACTGCTACTCAAAGAGCAGTTCAACAAGTATCCTTTTTAAGAATTTCAAGCTATTGCATATATCGGCGTggatgtttttttgtatattataaccgctttattattgattttatttcaattattgtaaaattaaagggTAGCTTAAGTttggttattatatatagtgGTTGTTTAGCGGCAGCTCTGTTATCTTCACGGTCGTAATGAAATCGATTTTTCCGACATGACAGTCATTGACAGATTTTGATTTCCATAACAATGTAATCTCAGAAATtggaagaattaaataaatatcccgACTTCaacaactatttaatttttgtattgacAAATTTGGTCACTGAAGC
Proteins encoded:
- the LOC125066041 gene encoding probable dimethyladenosine transferase — protein: MPKIKVEKKSRIHNEVAKQGIQFNKDFGQHILKNPLIITSMLDKAGLRPTDVALEIGPGTGNMTMKMLDRVKKVVACEIDTRLVAELQKRVQGTPYQAKLQILVGDVLKTELPFFDICVANIPYQISSPLVFKLLLHRPFFRCAVLMFQQEFAQRLVAKPGDKLYCRLSINTQLLARVDMLMKVGKNNFRPPPKVESSVVRIEPRNPPPPINFVEWDGLTRIAFVRKNKTLAAAFKHNTTMALLDKNYRVHCSLHNKEIPEDFDMKEKVQNILTAAEADQMRARTMDVDDFMKLLHAFNSEGIHFA